A part of Haloarchaeobius sp. HME9146 genomic DNA contains:
- a CDS encoding tRNA (adenine-N1)-methyltransferase, translating into MSVLLVHDDREYLVPPGDELQTDLGVLQVPDDVEPGAVLETHLGEAFHVRPLRGPDLFNHFERTGAPMMPRDIGIIMGETGISGGDRVLDAGTGTGVLSAYMARAGADVTTFEQKAEFADVARENMRLAGIDDRVDVRTGDVTEHLDELGEFDVVTLDTIDAAEVVSQVPELLVRGGFVSVYSPFVEQTRDAVEAAREVGLSNVTSYETIQRKMDFDDRGSRPSTRGVGHTGYLTFARND; encoded by the coding sequence GTGAGCGTCCTACTCGTCCACGACGACCGAGAGTACCTCGTTCCGCCCGGCGACGAACTCCAGACCGACCTCGGCGTCCTGCAGGTCCCCGACGACGTCGAGCCCGGTGCCGTCCTGGAGACCCATCTCGGCGAGGCGTTCCACGTCCGGCCGCTCCGTGGCCCCGACCTTTTCAACCACTTCGAGCGCACCGGCGCGCCGATGATGCCCCGCGACATCGGCATCATCATGGGCGAGACCGGCATCTCGGGCGGCGACCGCGTCCTCGACGCGGGGACCGGCACCGGCGTCCTGTCGGCGTACATGGCCCGCGCTGGCGCGGACGTGACGACGTTCGAGCAGAAAGCGGAGTTCGCCGACGTGGCTCGCGAGAACATGCGTCTGGCCGGTATCGACGACCGCGTCGACGTGCGCACCGGCGACGTGACCGAGCACCTCGACGAGCTCGGCGAGTTCGACGTGGTCACCCTCGACACCATCGATGCGGCCGAGGTCGTGAGCCAGGTCCCCGAGTTGCTCGTCCGCGGCGGGTTCGTCTCGGTGTACTCCCCGTTCGTCGAGCAGACGCGAGACGCAGTCGAGGCCGCCCGCGAGGTCGGGCTCTCGAACGTGACGAGCTACGAGACCATCCAGCGCAAGATGGACTTCGACGACCGCGGCTCGCGCCCGAGCACCCGCGGCGTCGGTCACACCGGCTACCTGACGTTCGCCCGGAACGACTGA
- a CDS encoding nascent polypeptide-associated complex protein, which translates to MFGGGGGMNPRKMKQMMKQMGIDVEEVDAEEVIIRTEEFDLVFEDAQVTKMDARGQETYQVVGTPEERERGAAGAVEATDDDDAADAGSAIPDSDVELVVTRTGASEEDARKALEDNDGDLAAAVSQLE; encoded by the coding sequence ATGTTTGGAGGAGGTGGCGGGATGAACCCGCGCAAGATGAAGCAGATGATGAAGCAGATGGGTATCGACGTCGAGGAGGTCGACGCCGAAGAGGTCATCATCCGGACCGAGGAGTTCGACCTCGTCTTCGAGGACGCCCAGGTGACCAAGATGGACGCTCGCGGCCAGGAGACCTACCAGGTCGTCGGGACACCCGAGGAGCGCGAGCGTGGCGCAGCAGGTGCCGTCGAAGCGACCGACGACGACGACGCTGCCGACGCCGGCTCGGCCATCCCGGACTCCGACGTCGAACTCGTGGTCACCCGGACCGGTGCCAGCGAGGAAGACGCACGCAAGGCGCTCGAAGACAACGACGGTGACCTCGCGGCCGCCGTCAGCCAGCTAGAGTGA
- a CDS encoding NAD-dependent epimerase/dehydratase family protein, with amino-acid sequence MDVVIGTGSLGSAVVRQLTAQGRLVRAVNSTGEGETPEGVAVTAADICDPEEAKRILSDADTVFLCTNPERCRGARRVMDVASAVIEGAAAAGATVAYGDTVAAYGPADEPYHEEMQPTAPGRWGRARADASETLLAAHAAGRIRAVVLRTSDLYGPGVRDSPYGQPIFGRLLDGKAALVLGDPDATHAVTYVEDAARALVALAQQPVTHGEVWHAPTPTAVTPREFVELVAAAADVQPDLRRVPGWFALLAAPFSKRYRRLRELWYCYDEPHLVDDRKYVSTFGDVATPLEDGIERTVEWYRDGGRQAVVQPPPAAE; translated from the coding sequence ATGGACGTGGTCATCGGTACCGGCTCGCTCGGGTCGGCCGTCGTGCGCCAGCTCACGGCGCAGGGACGGCTGGTCAGGGCAGTGAACAGCACTGGGGAGGGGGAGACACCGGAGGGCGTCGCGGTCACGGCGGCGGATATCTGCGACCCCGAGGAGGCGAAACGCATCCTCTCGGACGCGGACACGGTCTTTCTATGCACGAATCCGGAGCGCTGTCGGGGCGCGCGCAGGGTCATGGACGTCGCGAGCGCCGTCATCGAGGGCGCTGCGGCGGCTGGCGCGACCGTCGCGTACGGCGACACGGTCGCGGCGTACGGCCCGGCGGACGAACCCTACCACGAGGAGATGCAACCGACCGCACCCGGGCGCTGGGGGCGCGCCCGGGCCGACGCGAGCGAGACCCTGCTGGCCGCCCACGCGGCCGGGCGGATTCGGGCGGTCGTCCTCCGGACGAGCGACCTGTACGGCCCGGGCGTGCGCGACTCACCCTATGGCCAGCCGATATTCGGCCGGTTGCTAGACGGGAAGGCCGCGCTCGTCCTGGGCGACCCGGACGCGACGCACGCCGTGACCTACGTCGAGGACGCGGCACGGGCGCTCGTCGCACTCGCCCAGCAACCCGTCACCCACGGAGAGGTGTGGCACGCGCCGACGCCGACCGCTGTGACACCGCGGGAGTTCGTCGAACTGGTCGCGGCCGCGGCCGACGTACAGCCCGACCTCCGGCGGGTCCCCGGCTGGTTCGCGCTGCTCGCCGCGCCGTTCTCGAAGCGCTACCGGCGGCTCCGTGAACTGTGGTACTGCTACGACGAACCGCACCTGGTCGACGACCGCAAGTACGTCTCGACGTTCGGTGACGTGGCGACGCCGCTCGAGGACGGCATCGAGCGCACGGTCGAGTGGTACCGCGACGGCGGGCGGCAGGCCGTCGTCCAGCCACCGCCGGCGGCAGAATAG
- a CDS encoding PUA domain-containing protein, with the protein MTHPDAFDDAPELRVLADYQFGRGAGAALFPPTADLVVKRTSSGRPEQILADAGRLVSHGTDGRFTLGIEGGRQLHEALDEPTGRVVVGDDSEPFVRDGKNVFAKFVQDADPDIRPGDEVLVVHYEGHLLAVGRAELAADAMRDFDSGMAVNVRDGAGDAEAQ; encoded by the coding sequence ATGACTCACCCTGACGCCTTCGACGACGCACCCGAGTTGCGGGTGCTCGCCGACTACCAGTTCGGTCGTGGCGCGGGCGCGGCACTGTTCCCCCCGACGGCAGACCTCGTCGTGAAACGAACCTCCTCGGGCCGGCCCGAACAGATACTGGCCGACGCCGGCAGACTGGTCAGTCACGGGACCGACGGTCGGTTCACGCTCGGTATCGAGGGCGGCCGGCAGCTCCACGAGGCACTCGACGAACCCACCGGTCGCGTCGTCGTCGGCGACGACAGCGAGCCGTTCGTCCGCGACGGCAAGAACGTGTTCGCGAAGTTCGTCCAGGACGCCGACCCGGACATCAGGCCCGGTGACGAGGTGCTGGTCGTCCACTACGAGGGGCACCTCCTCGCCGTGGGACGGGCAGAACTCGCCGCCGACGCGATGCGGGACTTCGACTCCGGGATGGCCGTCAACGTCCGCGACGGTGCAGGCGACGCAGAAGCCCAGTAG
- a CDS encoding NYN domain-containing protein: protein MTEIHPGQRVAMLVDAQNLYHTAQSIYTRNIDYSSLLEKGIQDRTLTRAIAYVIRADSPDEESFFEALADIGFEPKIKDIKTFADGSKKADWDLGMALDAVTLASHNDTIILCSGDGDFARLCSHLRHEGVRVEVMGFESSTADELVEASDAFIDLSERPDTFLL from the coding sequence ATGACCGAGATACATCCGGGCCAGCGTGTCGCCATGCTCGTCGACGCGCAGAACCTCTATCACACGGCCCAGAGCATCTACACCCGCAACATCGATTACTCCTCGTTACTGGAGAAGGGCATCCAGGACCGAACCCTGACCCGCGCCATCGCGTACGTCATCCGCGCCGATTCGCCCGACGAGGAGAGTTTCTTCGAGGCGCTGGCGGACATCGGCTTCGAGCCGAAGATAAAGGACATCAAGACGTTCGCGGACGGCTCGAAGAAGGCCGACTGGGACCTCGGGATGGCGCTCGACGCGGTGACGCTGGCGAGCCACAACGACACCATCATCCTCTGTTCCGGTGATGGCGACTTCGCGCGACTCTGCTCGCACCTCCGGCACGAGGGCGTGCGCGTCGAGGTGATGGGCTTCGAATCCTCGACCGCGGACGAACTCGTCGAGGCATCGGACGCGTTCATCGACCTCTCCGAGCGCCCGGACACCTTCTTGCTGTAG
- a CDS encoding M48 family metallopeptidase, with product MRHTGLKLRMLFVGTILFGFYAAIAGVALTMFGTGVWPFVALGTILFVGFQYKFGKWAALRSVGAEDMPEQEYAEIHRMVERLSDDMGIEKPKLKYARMGVPNAFATGRRGAGVVVVSVELMQILSRDELEGVIAHELAHIRNRDVVTMVLGQSIAALVGIAVQWGVILAGDNDFADFILGWIAGMISQMLVMVFVLAISRYREYVADADAREHVGSGEPLARALEKIQGASERVDESRIDDSTAALCIFDSDKGLLRTLFATHPPVEKRIERLRN from the coding sequence ATGCGACACACAGGGCTCAAGCTCAGGATGCTGTTCGTCGGAACCATCCTGTTCGGATTCTACGCGGCCATCGCCGGGGTCGCGCTGACGATGTTCGGGACGGGTGTCTGGCCGTTCGTGGCCCTCGGGACTATCCTGTTCGTCGGCTTCCAGTACAAGTTCGGCAAGTGGGCGGCGCTCCGGAGCGTCGGCGCTGAGGACATGCCAGAGCAGGAGTACGCCGAGATTCACCGGATGGTCGAGCGACTCTCGGACGACATGGGCATCGAGAAACCGAAACTCAAGTACGCCCGCATGGGCGTGCCGAACGCGTTCGCGACCGGCCGGCGCGGTGCCGGCGTCGTCGTCGTGAGCGTCGAACTCATGCAGATACTCTCCCGTGACGAGCTCGAGGGCGTCATCGCGCACGAACTCGCACACATCCGCAACCGTGACGTGGTGACGATGGTGCTCGGCCAGTCCATCGCCGCCCTCGTCGGCATCGCCGTCCAGTGGGGGGTCATCCTCGCGGGCGACAACGACTTCGCCGACTTCATCCTCGGCTGGATCGCCGGCATGATCTCCCAGATGCTCGTGATGGTGTTCGTCCTCGCCATCTCCCGGTACCGGGAGTACGTCGCGGACGCCGACGCGCGCGAACACGTTGGTAGCGGCGAACCGCTCGCCCGCGCCCTGGAGAAGATCCAGGGTGCCAGCGAGCGCGTCGACGAGAGCCGCATCGACGACAGCACGGCCGCGCTCTGTATCTTCGACAGCGACAAGGGTCTCCTGCGAACCCTCTTTGCGACCCACCCGCCCGTCGAGAAGCGCATCGAGCGCCTCCGGAACTGA
- the dapA gene encoding 4-hydroxy-tetrahydrodipicolinate synthase, with the protein MTDIDFSGVYPAITTPFHEDGSIDFETLRENVSRLETAGVDGIVPVGSTGESATLSHDEHIEVVEAVADEAEEIPVIAGSGSNNTAEALSLSQRSVEAGADALLLISPYYNKPEQRGFVEHYEAIADAVDAPQIVYNVPSRTGQNIEADTAIELASHENIAGFKAASGDLGQITEITERTRDEDFAVLSGDDALTLPMISVGATGTISVSANIEPERTCAMVGAALAGDYERAQALHHELGPLFRALFWETNPIPVKEAMRIRGYSEAHMRSPLTRLSDEYVEPLAEILEELDSDMVREEPQEVEH; encoded by the coding sequence ATGACAGACATCGATTTCAGCGGCGTCTATCCCGCCATCACCACACCGTTCCACGAGGACGGAAGCATCGACTTCGAGACCCTCCGAGAGAACGTCTCTCGCCTCGAAACGGCCGGCGTCGACGGTATCGTCCCGGTCGGCTCCACCGGCGAATCGGCCACGCTCAGCCACGACGAACACATCGAGGTCGTCGAGGCCGTCGCCGACGAGGCAGAGGAGATTCCGGTCATCGCTGGCTCGGGGTCGAACAACACCGCCGAGGCGCTGTCGCTCTCGCAGCGGTCGGTCGAGGCAGGCGCGGACGCCCTGTTGCTCATCTCGCCGTACTACAACAAGCCCGAACAGCGCGGCTTCGTCGAGCACTACGAGGCCATCGCGGACGCGGTGGACGCGCCACAGATCGTCTACAACGTCCCCTCGCGAACCGGCCAGAACATCGAGGCCGACACCGCGATCGAACTCGCGAGCCACGAGAACATCGCGGGCTTCAAGGCCGCCTCGGGCGACCTCGGGCAGATAACGGAGATTACGGAGCGCACCCGCGACGAGGACTTCGCGGTCCTCTCGGGGGACGACGCGCTCACGCTCCCGATGATCTCCGTGGGGGCGACCGGCACCATCTCGGTGTCCGCGAACATCGAACCCGAGCGCACCTGCGCGATGGTCGGGGCGGCGCTCGCCGGCGACTACGAACGCGCACAGGCGCTCCACCACGAACTCGGGCCGCTGTTCCGCGCCCTGTTCTGGGAGACGAACCCGATTCCGGTCAAGGAGGCGATGCGCATCCGGGGCTACAGCGAGGCACACATGCGCTCGCCCCTGACCCGGCTCTCGGATGAGTACGTCGAGCCACTCGCCGAGATTCTCGAGGAACTCGACTCGGACATGGTGCGCGAGGAACCCCAGGAGGTAGAGCACTGA
- the dapB gene encoding 4-hydroxy-tetrahydrodipicolinate reductase, producing the protein MMVRLGVTGATGAMGQEVLEAVAERTEFATVVGFTASGVDDTVAGVEVVSDDDIEAVLADREIDVVVDFTVPDATVDYAAACAESGTALVTGTTGLSAEQEAALDDASESVPVLHAANFSKGIAVLRSLVREAAGALDDYDIELVEAHHNRKRDAPSGTANTLLDDVESVRGEEERVHGREGEAPRSEGEVGVHALRAGNVTGMHEVWLAGGHEELRLSHRAESRGVFAEGALDAAQWLAGRDAGWYDFADVLEGDDE; encoded by the coding sequence CTGATGGTCCGTCTCGGTGTCACCGGTGCGACCGGCGCGATGGGACAGGAGGTACTCGAAGCGGTCGCGGAGCGGACCGAGTTCGCCACCGTCGTCGGCTTCACCGCCTCCGGCGTCGACGACACGGTCGCCGGCGTCGAGGTCGTCTCCGACGACGACATCGAGGCCGTCCTCGCAGACCGCGAGATCGACGTGGTCGTGGACTTCACCGTCCCCGACGCCACCGTCGACTACGCTGCGGCCTGTGCCGAATCGGGCACCGCACTGGTCACCGGGACGACCGGCCTCTCGGCCGAGCAGGAGGCGGCACTCGACGACGCGAGCGAGTCCGTCCCCGTCCTGCACGCCGCGAACTTCTCGAAGGGAATCGCGGTACTCCGGAGCCTCGTCCGTGAGGCTGCTGGGGCGCTCGACGACTACGACATCGAACTCGTCGAGGCGCATCACAACCGGAAGCGCGACGCCCCATCGGGCACCGCGAACACGCTGCTGGACGACGTCGAGTCCGTCCGCGGCGAGGAAGAGCGCGTCCACGGCCGCGAGGGTGAGGCCCCGCGGTCCGAGGGCGAAGTCGGCGTCCACGCGCTGCGAGCCGGGAACGTCACCGGCATGCACGAGGTGTGGCTCGCCGGCGGGCACGAGGAACTGCGACTCAGTCACCGCGCCGAGTCCCGCGGCGTCTTCGCCGAGGGGGCACTCGACGCGGCCCAGTGGCTGGCCGGCCGCGACGCCGGCTGGTACGATTTTGCAGACGTTCTGGAGGGAGACGACGAATGA
- a CDS encoding 2,3,4,5-tetrahydropyridine-2,6-dicarboxylate N-succinyltransferase encodes MSLQSDIDDLWQRHQTDELDADDPEAHDVLAELLAALEAGEVRAAEKRGGEWEANAWVKQGVLLSFVLNDIQQYEHGGVVYNDVLPLQDTSDLGERGSRNTPDGTVVRAGAHIGSDCIMMSPSFVNIGAYVGDGTLVDSCDTVGSCAQIGENVKLGANTLIGGVLEPVEGAPVVVEDGVSLGAGCRVTSGFVVGENSVVGENTLLTPRIPVYDLVDEEVYYGELPPERRAFQRFVESSLGDHDLIPGGAYKPAVVATGLEAETLEATQREEVLRE; translated from the coding sequence ATGAGCTTGCAATCCGACATCGACGACCTGTGGCAGCGACATCAGACAGACGAACTCGACGCCGACGACCCCGAGGCGCACGACGTGCTGGCCGAACTGCTCGCCGCGCTCGAAGCGGGCGAGGTCCGGGCCGCCGAGAAGCGCGGCGGCGAGTGGGAGGCGAACGCGTGGGTCAAGCAGGGCGTCCTGCTCAGCTTCGTGCTCAACGACATCCAGCAGTACGAACACGGCGGCGTGGTCTACAACGACGTTCTGCCCCTGCAGGACACCTCGGACCTCGGCGAGCGCGGTAGCCGCAACACGCCCGACGGGACCGTCGTCCGCGCCGGGGCCCACATCGGCTCGGACTGCATCATGATGAGCCCGAGTTTCGTGAACATCGGGGCCTACGTCGGCGACGGCACGCTGGTCGACTCGTGTGACACGGTCGGCTCCTGTGCCCAGATCGGTGAGAACGTCAAGCTCGGCGCGAACACGCTCATCGGCGGCGTCCTCGAACCGGTCGAGGGCGCGCCCGTGGTCGTCGAAGACGGCGTCTCGCTCGGCGCGGGTTGCCGGGTGACCTCGGGCTTCGTCGTGGGCGAGAACTCGGTCGTGGGCGAGAACACCCTGCTCACGCCGCGCATCCCCGTCTACGACCTCGTGGACGAGGAGGTGTACTACGGCGAGCTGCCGCCGGAGCGCCGGGCGTTCCAGCGCTTCGTCGAGTCCTCGCTGGGCGACCACGACCTCATCCCGGGCGGCGCGTACAAGCCCGCGGTCGTGGCGACCGGCCTCGAGGCCGAAACCCTGGAAGCGACCCAGCGCGAGGAGGTGCTGCGCGAATGA
- the lysA gene encoding diaminopimelate decarboxylase: MSGEVARADDVAAQDGGASIRRLADWDAAGLRDFAAEYGSPLYVLDLDRVRENYRRLDAAFPQSDVFYAAKANTLGRCLATLHDEGAGIECASAGEVARALDAGVPGDRIQYTAVNPPAEDLMTVVGLWQDYPDLTVTVGAADTLDRLEARGYDGRLCLRVNPGVGAGHHEKVQTGADAKFGVPYDEATDLLAEAADRGFDVVGIHAHAGSGISGEEDLASHRELVARMGDLARDAPVDLEFVDVGGGFGVPYHEDEEPLDLDAVAEATREAVGDIDATLQVEPGRYLVADAGVLLTTINTVKEAPDTTVVGLDAGMTTLLRPAMYDAYHAMRNLNAEDRDGDLVDQTVVGPICESSDAFCQNRPLPAPERDDILAIGNAGAYGYEMASHYNSRPRPATITIADGAASLARRRETIADITRQEVSE; encoded by the coding sequence ATGAGCGGCGAGGTCGCGCGGGCCGACGACGTGGCGGCCCAGGATGGCGGTGCCAGTATCCGCAGGCTCGCGGACTGGGACGCCGCCGGTCTGCGCGACTTCGCCGCCGAGTACGGCAGCCCACTCTACGTCCTCGACCTCGACCGGGTGCGCGAGAACTACCGCCGGCTCGACGCGGCGTTCCCCCAATCCGACGTGTTCTACGCCGCGAAGGCGAACACGCTGGGCCGGTGTCTCGCAACCCTGCACGACGAGGGCGCGGGCATCGAGTGTGCCAGCGCCGGCGAGGTCGCACGGGCACTCGACGCGGGCGTCCCGGGTGACCGCATCCAGTACACCGCGGTCAACCCGCCCGCCGAGGACCTGATGACGGTCGTGGGGCTCTGGCAGGACTACCCCGACCTGACGGTCACGGTGGGCGCGGCCGACACCCTCGACCGCCTCGAAGCGCGAGGGTACGACGGCCGGCTCTGCCTGCGGGTGAACCCGGGCGTCGGCGCGGGCCACCACGAGAAGGTCCAGACCGGCGCGGACGCCAAGTTCGGCGTCCCCTACGACGAGGCGACCGACCTGCTCGCCGAGGCCGCCGACCGCGGCTTCGACGTGGTCGGCATCCACGCCCACGCCGGGTCCGGCATCTCGGGCGAGGAGGACCTCGCGAGTCACCGCGAGCTGGTGGCCAGAATGGGCGACCTCGCGCGTGACGCGCCGGTCGACCTCGAGTTCGTGGACGTGGGCGGCGGCTTCGGCGTCCCGTACCACGAGGACGAGGAGCCTCTCGACCTCGACGCGGTGGCCGAAGCCACCCGTGAGGCCGTCGGCGACATCGACGCGACGCTCCAGGTCGAACCGGGGCGCTACCTCGTCGCCGACGCGGGTGTCCTGCTGACGACGATAAACACGGTCAAGGAGGCGCCCGACACCACCGTGGTCGGCCTCGACGCGGGCATGACGACGCTGCTTCGCCCGGCGATGTACGACGCCTACCACGCCATGCGGAACCTGAACGCGGAAGACCGCGATGGAGACCTCGTCGACCAGACGGTCGTCGGCCCCATCTGCGAGAGTTCGGACGCGTTCTGCCAGAATCGACCGCTCCCTGCACCGGAGCGAGACGACATCCTCGCCATCGGCAACGCCGGCGCGTACGGCTACGAGATGGCGAGCCACTACAACTCCCGCCCGCGACCAGCCACCATCACGATCGCGGACGGGGCGGCGTCGCTCGCACGGCGTCGTGAAACCATCGCGGACATCACGCGACAGGAGGTATCAGAATGA
- the dapF gene encoding diaminopimelate epimerase, translating into MSISQRNIEYRKYNGTGNDFIVVDADEYVPDRFAFATRNCDREDGVAGTDETSVQRNDMGTTGADGVLFLHLEAKYRPPRVVMTLVQPDGSTAEMCGNGARVAAEWAMEQTGAPEVMIDTQAGTRHARQVGDDIAIEMGEPSFRPEVVPLAQDEPLVEEQLAGYEVTGINTGVPHAVVFVEDVDAIDLDADAPDIRHHDVFPEGANVTFASERADGGYDQRTFERGVEGETRSCGTGAVAIAAVGKYLGKLEAEEVVVSPPGGDLTVEVPDDGPAVLRGPVVHEFDGEASITPPSAD; encoded by the coding sequence ATGAGCATCTCACAGCGAAACATCGAGTATCGAAAGTACAACGGCACCGGCAACGACTTCATCGTAGTAGACGCGGACGAGTACGTCCCCGACCGCTTCGCCTTCGCGACGCGGAACTGCGACCGCGAGGATGGCGTCGCCGGAACCGACGAGACCAGCGTGCAGCGCAACGACATGGGAACGACCGGCGCGGACGGCGTCCTCTTCTTGCATCTGGAAGCCAAGTACCGCCCACCACGCGTCGTCATGACGCTCGTCCAGCCCGACGGCTCCACCGCGGAGATGTGCGGGAACGGCGCGCGTGTCGCCGCCGAGTGGGCGATGGAGCAGACCGGTGCTCCCGAGGTCATGATCGACACGCAGGCGGGTACCCGCCACGCCCGACAGGTCGGCGACGACATCGCCATCGAGATGGGCGAGCCGTCGTTCCGGCCCGAGGTCGTCCCACTCGCACAGGACGAGCCGCTCGTCGAGGAGCAACTCGCCGGCTACGAGGTCACCGGCATCAACACGGGGGTCCCCCACGCCGTCGTCTTTGTCGAGGACGTGGACGCCATCGACCTCGATGCAGACGCCCCGGACATCCGCCACCACGACGTGTTCCCGGAGGGCGCGAACGTCACGTTCGCCTCCGAGCGCGCCGACGGCGGCTACGACCAGCGCACCTTCGAGCGCGGCGTCGAGGGCGAGACCCGCTCCTGTGGCACGGGGGCGGTCGCCATCGCGGCGGTCGGCAAGTACCTGGGCAAGCTCGAGGCCGAGGAGGTCGTCGTCTCGCCGCCCGGTGGCGACCTCACCGTCGAGGTGCCGGACGACGGCCCCGCGGTACTCCGCGGCCCGGTAGTACACGAGTTCGACGGTGAAGCGTCCATCACGCCGCCCTCTGCCGACTGA
- a CDS encoding M20 family metallopeptidase has translation MVGEFDPVGFLDAAVQIQSHEDVSEMRTFLVDTLADHGVEAHVDDAGNTIATRGSGSPHVVLNTHIDTVPPHVPYERDDEAGVIRGRGSCDAKGPLAALLAGFLAADVDSDNGAGRVTLAISPDEETLSTGAAAMEFDDPDCFIVGEPTDLDVCTAAKGRFQGTITLTGENAHAAEPESGINAISAVREVIDAIETFGDRPDAPPVHPQLGGATLTPTMVDGGTATNQVPAETSIVVDRRSVPPESADGFHAALSEHLRESVPAAVGVEFALTERDTPFLEAWDTDEGSAVVQALTAAADAKTRHFTAATEASYFAKLAPTVVFGPGVLADEDGAVAHSPQEYVRIAEVEQAADAVTEAIATLLS, from the coding sequence ATGGTCGGCGAGTTCGACCCGGTCGGATTCCTCGACGCAGCGGTCCAGATACAGTCGCACGAGGACGTGTCCGAGATGCGCACGTTCCTCGTGGACACACTGGCCGACCACGGCGTCGAGGCCCACGTCGACGACGCGGGCAACACGATTGCGACACGGGGCAGTGGCAGCCCCCACGTCGTTTTGAATACACACATCGACACTGTCCCGCCACACGTCCCCTACGAACGGGACGACGAGGCGGGCGTCATCCGCGGCCGCGGCTCCTGCGACGCGAAGGGGCCACTCGCCGCGCTGCTGGCCGGTTTTCTGGCTGCTGACGTGGATTCCGACAATGGTGCCGGGAGAGTTACACTCGCCATTTCACCCGACGAGGAGACGCTCTCGACGGGTGCAGCCGCCATGGAGTTCGACGACCCGGACTGTTTCATCGTCGGCGAACCGACCGACCTGGACGTCTGTACCGCCGCGAAGGGCCGGTTCCAGGGGACAATCACCCTCACCGGGGAGAACGCCCACGCCGCCGAGCCCGAATCCGGAATCAACGCCATCAGTGCGGTGCGGGAGGTCATCGACGCCATCGAGACGTTCGGTGACCGGCCCGATGCGCCGCCGGTCCATCCACAACTCGGCGGGGCAACGCTCACGCCGACGATGGTCGACGGCGGCACCGCGACCAACCAGGTTCCAGCCGAGACGAGCATCGTTGTGGATCGCCGGAGCGTCCCGCCGGAGTCGGCAGATGGGTTCCACGCGGCGCTCTCTGAACACCTGCGCGAGTCCGTCCCAGCCGCGGTCGGGGTCGAGTTCGCGCTCACAGAACGGGATACACCCTTCCTCGAGGCGTGGGACACCGACGAGGGTAGTGCGGTAGTGCAGGCGCTGACCGCGGCAGCCGACGCCAAGACGCGGCACTTCACCGCCGCGACCGAGGCCTCCTACTTCGCGAAGCTGGCCCCGACCGTGGTGTTCGGGCCTGGTGTGCTCGCGGACGAGGACGGCGCTGTCGCACACTCTCCCCAGGAGTACGTCCGCATCGCCGAGGTCGAGCAGGCGGCCGACGCGGTGACCGAGGCCATCGCGACCCTGCTTTCCTGA
- a CDS encoding zinc ribbon domain-containing protein, translating into MPRPQQSPTSSPTDCPGDDVRDQPAPQGCPKCDRDSVTTDVVSTTGSGLARLFDIKTRQFHVVTCEHCGYSEFYDDSQTAEAEVVDTFLD; encoded by the coding sequence ATGCCCCGCCCGCAGCAGTCCCCTACCTCCTCCCCAACCGATTGCCCAGGCGACGACGTTCGCGACCAGCCCGCCCCACAGGGGTGTCCGAAGTGCGACCGCGACTCGGTGACGACCGACGTGGTGTCGACGACCGGCTCCGGACTCGCGCGCCTGTTCGACATCAAGACCAGGCAGTTCCACGTCGTCACCTGCGAGCACTGCGGCTACTCGGAGTTCTACGACGACAGCCAGACCGCCGAGGCCGAGGTCGTCGACACCTTCCTCGACTGA